The following proteins are encoded in a genomic region of Montipora foliosa isolate CH-2021 chromosome 8, ASM3666993v2, whole genome shotgun sequence:
- the LOC137968714 gene encoding uncharacterized protein produces the protein MDIQFVLDPYACATYILSYIITKGQRGMSRRLEKASEEAKSGNKNITNRVRHIGNKFLNAVEISAREAVYLVLQIPMRRASREFQFISTSPPDERTFLSKKLDKLKGLPDNSPDIESDNIIKSYQRRPKQLDNLCLADFVSWFNCVKDEHADNVVSNKEAVDSVDGFVPETDCHENSDDDLNIDVTESEFESNEYKLKGGMKLVKRKKPKIIRSVRFDNIAPNAEHINKQDCANKSKPSELFGCFDPGKHQQHSHYDLLDDMGIFPRSNDEEDLVIRRISDEQYRKLVQSLNEKQRQFLYHVLHSVKTSDKPLRLFLSGGAGVGKSTVTNALYEALIRYLNSIPGENPDDVKVVKAAPTGKAAFNIKGNTLQSAFKIPVNRGFEYCALDSDRLNTIRTQLRNLKVIFIDEISMVGSGMFNFLNLRLQQIMGTKEPFGGVSLITVGDLFQLKPLFELTDNLQNHLIA, from the exons ATGGACATACAATTTGTCTTAGATCCTTATGCATGTGCTACATACATATTGTCATATATTATTACAAAGGGCCAGCGAGGTATGAGCAGACGTCTAGAAAAAGCATCAGAGGAAGCTAAATCTGGGAATAAAAATATTACAAATAGAGTAAGACACATTGGAAACAAATTTCTTAATGCAGTTGAAATTAGTGCTCGGGAGGCTGTTTATCTTGTGTTACAAATTCCAATGAGAAGGGCCTCCCGTGAGTTTCAGTTTATTAGCACTTCACCTCCAGACGAAAGAactttcttgtcaaagaaattgGATAAACTAAAAGGGCTGCCTGACAATTCACCTGACATAGAATCTGACAACATCATAAAGAGCTATCAAAGGAGACCAAAGCAGCTGGATAATTTGTGCCTTGCTGACTTTGTTTCGTGGTTTAACTGTGTTAAGGATGAACATGCTGATAATGTGGTTAGTAACAAGGAAGCAGTAGATTCTGTCGATGGCTTTGTGCCAGAAACCGATTGTCATGAGAATTCAGATGATGATCTAAATATTGATGTTACTGAGTCTGAATTTGAATCAAATGAATACAAACTGAAAGGAGGTATGAAactagtaaaaagaaaaaagcctaaAATTATCCGATCTGTCCG CTTTGACAACATTGCACCAAATGCAGAGCACATAAATAAACAAGACTGTGCAAACAAAAGTAAACCTAGTGAATTGTTTGGTTGCTTTGATCCTGGCAAACATCAGCAGCATAGTCACTATGATTTGCTTGATGATATGGGTATTTTCCCAAGGAGCAATGATGAGGAAGACCTTGTTATCAGACGGATTTCTGATGAGCAATATCGTAAACTTGTGCAATctttaaatgaaaaacaaagacaatttCTTTATCATGTCCTTCACTCGGTTAAGACTAGTGACAAGCCTCTCAGGCTGTTTTTGTCTGGTGGTGCAGGGGTTGGTAAATCGACTGTCACTAATGCATTGTATGAAGCTCTGATCAGATATCTGAATAGCATTCCAGGTGAAAATCCAGATGATGTAAAAGTTGTCAAAGCAGCCCCTACTGGTAAAGCAGCCTTCAATATAAAAGGAAATACATTACAATCTGCATTTAAGATACCTGTCAATAGAGGCTTTGAATATTGTGCTCTGGATAGTGATAGACTAAATACTATTAGGACCCAACTAAGAAATTTAAAGGTAATTTTCATAGATGAAATCTCTATGGTTGGAAGTGGTATGTTCAACTTTTTGAATTTGAGGTTGCAACAAATTATGGGTACCAAGGAGCCATTTGGTGGAGTGTCACTGATTACTGTAGGTGATCTTTTCCAGTTAAAGCCCCTCTTTGAGCTGACAGACAATTTGCAGAACCACTTAATCGCTTGA